In Sphingobacteriaceae bacterium, the following proteins share a genomic window:
- a CDS encoding ATPase, with the protein MAGSTKFVDSIVAGYSTKGEYILLGSALLDGQPQKEAQVKLPLRTLNRHGLIAGATGTGKTVTLQIIAENICAKGVPVLMMDLKGDLSGIAKEGTSNSKIEERHEAIGIPFKPAATTVEFLTLSKEKGARLRATVSEFGPVLFSKVLNLNDTQSGIVAIVFKYADDKKLPLLDLKDFKSLLNYIGEEGKEEIRKNYGNVSPASLSTILRSVIELESQGAEIFFGERSFDVNDLVRLDASGKGICSIIRLVDIQDKPKLFSTFMLCLLAEVYQTFPEAGDLEKPRLCIFIDEAHLIFKEASEALRDQIESIIKLIRSKGVGIYFCTQNPYDIPEAVLAQLGLKVQHALRAFTEKDRKAIRKTAENYPLSEFYKTDELLTSLGIGEALVTCLNEKGSPTPLAATHLRAPSSRIGVLSPDEISACVSASNIAPKYNEIIDRESAFEILNEKLSAATVEEEESPRAKKEKRPAKEEKSTIEKLSENTMVRQVGRTVVKEVARGLLGVLGIGGSGRKKKGSSWF; encoded by the coding sequence ATGGCAGGCAGTACAAAATTTGTTGATAGCATCGTTGCAGGATATTCTACTAAAGGAGAGTATATTTTATTGGGTTCAGCGCTTCTCGACGGACAACCACAAAAAGAGGCCCAGGTGAAACTTCCTTTAAGAACCTTAAACCGTCATGGTTTGATTGCTGGAGCTACCGGAACCGGTAAAACAGTGACACTACAAATCATTGCAGAAAACATTTGTGCCAAAGGTGTGCCGGTGTTGATGATGGATTTAAAAGGAGATTTAAGTGGTATCGCTAAAGAAGGTACAAGTAATTCTAAAATAGAAGAACGGCATGAAGCCATCGGCATTCCTTTTAAACCTGCGGCGACAACTGTAGAGTTTCTTACGCTCTCTAAAGAAAAAGGAGCGCGTCTGAGGGCAACTGTTAGTGAGTTTGGGCCGGTGTTATTTTCTAAAGTTTTAAATTTAAACGATACACAAAGTGGGATTGTAGCCATTGTTTTTAAATATGCGGATGATAAAAAATTACCACTTCTGGACCTTAAAGATTTTAAAAGCCTTTTAAATTATATTGGAGAAGAAGGGAAAGAAGAGATTCGTAAAAATTATGGAAATGTTTCTCCTGCTTCTTTGTCTACTATTTTGAGATCTGTTATTGAACTGGAATCCCAGGGTGCAGAAATCTTTTTTGGTGAACGTTCTTTTGATGTGAATGATCTTGTGCGACTGGATGCTTCCGGCAAAGGCATTTGCTCTATTATTCGTTTGGTGGATATACAGGACAAGCCTAAATTGTTTTCGACCTTTATGTTGTGCCTTTTGGCTGAGGTTTACCAGACTTTTCCGGAAGCAGGGGATCTTGAAAAACCAAGACTTTGTATTTTTATTGACGAAGCACATTTAATTTTTAAGGAAGCGTCAGAAGCTTTGCGTGATCAGATCGAATCGATTATAAAATTAATTAGGAGTAAAGGGGTGGGTATTTATTTTTGTACTCAAAATCCTTATGATATTCCAGAAGCAGTTTTAGCGCAGTTAGGCTTAAAGGTGCAACATGCCCTGAGAGCCTTTACGGAAAAGGATAGAAAGGCTATTAGAAAAACAGCCGAAAATTACCCCCTCTCTGAATTTTATAAAACAGATGAACTCCTCACCAGCTTAGGTATTGGTGAAGCATTGGTAACTTGTCTCAATGAAAAAGGAAGTCCGACACCCTTAGCTGCAACGCATTTGAGAGCGCCTTCAAGTAGAATAGGTGTGTTGAGTCCGGATGAAATTTCTGCTTGTGTTTCAGCTAGTAATATTGCTCCCAAATACAATGAGATTATTGACCGAGAAAGCGCTTTTGAAATTTTGAATGAAAAATTATCCGCAGCGACGGTTGAGGAAGAAGAATCGCCTAGAGCGAAAAAAGAAAAACGTCCCGCCAAAGAAGAAAAATCTACCATAGAAAAATTATCTGAAAACACTATGGTTCGCCAGGTGGGTAGAACGGTTGTTAAAGAGGTCGCTCGCGGATTACTGGGCGTACTTGGGATTGGTGGATCTGGTAGAAAGAAAAAAGGTTCTTCGTGGTTTTAA
- a CDS encoding two-component sensor histidine kinase codes for MKLNKLNSVLILGLVAITGVLVLQFLWTKQAFNNEGKKFSQTVHITLLHVVERLYKLNGNEFPLNNPINKISNDYYIVNVNNDFDAQVLEYCLKTEFEKSNLLTDFEYAIYKCQSDEMIYGNYISFQDHEKKKSSMHFPKQKNLIYYFAIRFPKERSFLIGSLRFWLILSGILVLVLIIYVYSIFTILQQKKYSELQRDFINNMTHEFKTPLSSILIASNYLYKQEKILSDEKLGKYTGIIIDQSNKLNKHIEKVLNIAKSDNAPLALSKTHNPLRPMIEGVIDNIRLKYETLKVELDFPKTKLEIFADEFHFTNLVYNVIDNSVKYCEQSPEIIIRAKDLGKNLQLEFSDNGIGISKKKISFIFDKFYRIPNSRSNEVNGFGLGLYYVKKICLLHHWKITAFNNKEEGITVAIQIPNKL; via the coding sequence TTGAAACTGAACAAACTAAACAGCGTTCTTATTTTAGGATTGGTAGCCATAACGGGGGTACTGGTCCTTCAGTTTTTATGGACTAAACAAGCCTTTAATAACGAGGGAAAAAAATTCAGCCAAACGGTTCATATTACCTTATTGCATGTGGTAGAGCGGCTATATAAGTTGAATGGAAATGAATTCCCCTTAAACAATCCTATAAATAAGATCTCTAACGATTATTACATTGTGAATGTAAATAATGACTTTGATGCCCAGGTGCTGGAATATTGTTTAAAGACAGAGTTTGAGAAATCAAATCTCTTAACAGACTTCGAGTACGCCATTTATAAGTGCCAGAGCGATGAGATGATTTATGGGAATTATATTTCTTTTCAGGACCATGAAAAGAAAAAATCTTCCATGCATTTTCCAAAACAAAAAAACCTGATCTATTATTTTGCTATTCGTTTTCCAAAAGAAAGAAGTTTTCTTATTGGATCATTGAGATTTTGGCTGATCCTTTCCGGCATTCTGGTTTTAGTGTTAATTATTTATGTCTATTCTATCTTTACCATTCTTCAGCAAAAAAAGTACTCAGAGCTTCAACGTGATTTTATAAATAATATGACCCATGAGTTTAAAACGCCTTTGTCGTCTATTTTAATTGCATCTAACTACCTTTATAAACAAGAGAAAATACTGTCAGATGAAAAGCTGGGAAAATACACCGGAATAATTATTGATCAAAGTAATAAGCTAAACAAACACATCGAGAAGGTTTTAAATATTGCTAAATCAGATAATGCTCCGCTGGCTCTCAGTAAAACGCACAATCCTTTACGGCCTATGATAGAAGGCGTTATTGATAATATTCGTTTGAAATACGAAACCTTAAAAGTTGAGTTAGACTTCCCTAAAACTAAGCTAGAGATTTTTGCTGATGAATTTCATTTTACAAATCTTGTTTACAATGTGATCGATAACTCGGTGAAATACTGCGAGCAGAGTCCGGAAATTATTATTCGCGCTAAAGATCTGGGAAAAAATTTACAACTTGAATTTAGCGACAATGGCATTGGCATTTCAAAAAAGAAAATTTCCTTTATATTCGATAAGTTCTACCGGATTCCGAATTCCCGCAGCAATGAGGTTAACGGTTTTGGTTTAGGATTATACTATGTGAAAAAGATTTGTCTGCTTCATCATTGGAAAATAACTGCCTTTAATAATAAGGAAGAAGGAATTACCGTCGCTATTCAAATTCCCAATAAACTATGA
- the pckA gene encoding phosphoenolpyruvate carboxykinase (ATP), with the protein MNEIGIKAENASVAQLGLSNVDMAYWNLHPSELIEECIVRGEGVLTDVGALAIDTGEFTGRSPKDKYVVYDDNTKDSVWWGDVNNRFESDKFDALHNRMLAYLGNKEVFVRDAYVCADPTFRLNIRVVNEHAWSNLFAYNLFLRPTDDEIKNFKHDWVILNAPGFKADAAIDGTRQHNFAIINFTKKTILIGGTGYTGEIKKSIFSVLNYILPHEKKVLSMHCSANIGKEGDTAIFFGLSGTGKTTLSADPNRKLIGDDEHGWSDKGVFNFEGGCYAKCVDLTKEKEPQIFNAIKFGSLLENIGFYEGTTTVDYANISRTENTRVSYPADYIDNAVTPAVGDMPKNIFFLTCDAFGVLPPISKLTTGQAMYNFISGYTAKVAGTEMGITEPTTTFSACFGKAFLPLHPTKYAELLGEKLKKHKVNVWLLNTGWVGGSYGTGSRIKLSYTRALITAALTGQLDKAEYGTTNFFGLAFPKACEGVPAELMDPRNSWSDKNAYDEKAKNLAEQFIKNFSQYASAANEEILAAAPKVAVTA; encoded by the coding sequence ATGAACGAAATTGGAATTAAAGCAGAGAATGCTTCAGTCGCACAACTTGGCCTTTCAAATGTTGATATGGCGTACTGGAATCTTCACCCGAGTGAATTAATTGAAGAGTGTATTGTAAGAGGCGAAGGAGTTTTGACAGATGTTGGCGCTTTGGCCATTGATACTGGTGAGTTTACAGGGCGTTCTCCGAAAGATAAATACGTGGTGTATGATGACAATACAAAAGACAGTGTTTGGTGGGGAGATGTAAACAACCGTTTTGAATCTGATAAATTTGATGCCCTGCACAACCGTATGCTTGCATACCTGGGTAACAAAGAAGTTTTCGTTCGTGACGCATACGTTTGCGCTGACCCGACTTTTCGTTTAAACATTCGTGTGGTTAACGAACATGCCTGGAGTAATTTATTCGCTTACAATTTATTCTTACGTCCAACGGATGATGAAATTAAGAACTTCAAACACGATTGGGTGATATTAAATGCACCGGGTTTTAAAGCTGATGCTGCTATTGATGGCACTCGCCAACATAATTTCGCGATTATCAACTTTACCAAAAAAACAATTTTAATTGGTGGAACGGGGTATACAGGAGAAATTAAAAAATCTATCTTCTCTGTTTTAAATTATATTTTACCTCACGAGAAAAAAGTATTAAGTATGCACTGCTCTGCCAACATTGGTAAAGAAGGTGATACTGCTATTTTCTTTGGTCTTTCTGGAACTGGAAAAACAACGTTAAGCGCTGATCCTAACCGTAAACTTATTGGAGACGATGAGCACGGCTGGAGCGATAAAGGCGTGTTTAACTTCGAAGGTGGATGCTATGCAAAATGTGTAGATCTTACTAAAGAAAAGGAACCGCAAATTTTTAACGCTATTAAATTTGGGTCGCTTTTAGAAAACATCGGTTTCTACGAAGGAACAACTACTGTTGATTACGCTAACATTTCAAGAACTGAAAACACACGCGTAAGTTATCCTGCAGATTATATCGATAACGCAGTAACTCCTGCAGTAGGCGATATGCCAAAAAACATTTTCTTCCTTACTTGTGATGCGTTCGGAGTTTTACCTCCAATCAGCAAATTAACAACAGGTCAGGCTATGTATAATTTCATTTCCGGTTATACTGCAAAAGTTGCAGGTACTGAAATGGGAATCACTGAACCTACTACTACTTTCTCTGCTTGTTTTGGAAAAGCATTTTTACCATTGCATCCAACAAAATACGCTGAGTTATTAGGAGAAAAACTAAAGAAACATAAAGTAAACGTTTGGTTATTAAATACCGGATGGGTAGGGGGTTCTTATGGAACTGGAAGCCGTATTAAATTGTCGTACACCCGTGCTTTAATTACTGCAGCTTTAACCGGCCAGTTAGACAAAGCCGAGTATGGTACAACTAATTTCTTCGGTCTGGCGTTCCCTAAAGCTTGCGAAGGTGTGCCTGCAGAATTAATGGATCCTCGCAATAGCTGGTCTGATAAAAATGCTTATGATGAAAAAGCTAAAAATTTAGCCGAACAGTTTATTAAAAACTTCAGTCAATATGCTTCTGCTGCTAATGAAGAAATTCTCGCTGCAGCTCCTAAAGTAGCTGTAACTGCTTAA
- a CDS encoding DNA-binding response regulator, whose protein sequence is MIKTLIIEDEQKSREMLAGIIQKNCPELSVVGLATNVKEGVEMIESLHPELVFLDISMPDGSGFDLLEKVPGQKFELIFATASDQHAIRAIKYSACDYLLKPIDIDELKIAVDKVVKKKSSIPNMENLQFLIQQLKRSDENFQKITLPTGNAYEIVNIKDIVRCEADGSYTTFYLSDKRKLMISAGLKHYEELLPEGDFIRVHHHHLINMNHVIRFLKEDGGYAIMSDGSKIEISRRKKEAFMEKLNKS, encoded by the coding sequence ATGATCAAGACTCTGATAATTGAAGATGAACAAAAAAGCAGGGAAATGCTTGCAGGCATTATCCAAAAGAATTGCCCTGAACTTAGCGTTGTAGGACTTGCTACAAATGTGAAAGAAGGCGTGGAGATGATTGAGTCTCTGCATCCTGAGCTTGTGTTTTTAGATATAAGCATGCCCGATGGAAGTGGATTTGATCTGCTTGAAAAAGTTCCTGGACAAAAATTTGAATTAATATTTGCCACAGCAAGCGATCAACATGCGATTCGTGCTATCAAGTACAGCGCTTGTGACTATCTTTTAAAGCCTATTGATATTGATGAGTTAAAAATTGCAGTAGACAAGGTAGTAAAGAAAAAAAGCTCGATTCCTAACATGGAGAATCTCCAGTTTTTAATTCAGCAATTAAAACGTTCTGATGAAAATTTTCAAAAGATCACTTTGCCAACAGGCAATGCTTATGAAATAGTTAATATTAAAGATATCGTTCGTTGCGAGGCAGATGGAAGTTATACCACCTTTTATCTCAGCGATAAACGCAAACTGATGATTAGTGCCGGGTTAAAACATTACGAAGAACTTCTTCCAGAGGGAGATTTTATCAGGGTACATCATCATCATTTAATCAATATGAATCACGTTATACGTTTTTTGAAAGAAGACGGAGGTTACGCCATTATGAGCGATGGATCTAAAATCGAAATTTCCCGCCGTAAAAAAGAAGCTTTCATGGAGAAATTGAATAAATCCTAG
- a CDS encoding IMP dehydrogenase, with protein sequence MASNFLTNKFVPEGLTYDDVLLVPDYSEVLPREVTIASNFTKKIKLNTPIVSAAMDTVTEHSLAIAIAQEGGIGVLHKNMTIAEQAEQVRKVKRSESGMIMDPVTIVADASIGDAVKLMTDNKIGGIPIVDKQNKLLGIVTSRDLRFEKDFKKPVIQVMTPYAQLITAQYGITLKKAEEILQEHKIEKLPIVDKANKLVGLITYKDMIKMKVRPNAAKDERGRLRVAAAVGVTADTMERVDALVNAGVDAVIIDTAHGHSKGVIEKLKEVKKKYKNLEVIVGNIATGKAALALVKAGADAVKVGIGPGSICTTRIIAGVGVPQLSAILDVANALKGTGVPLIADGGIRFTGDVVKALAAGAGTVMMGGMFAGTEESPGETIIFEGRKFKSYRGMGSLEAMQKGSKDRYFQDAEDDIKKLVPEGISGRVPYKGNLSEIIYQVIGGVKAGMGYCGAKDIKALQNAKFIRITAAGVKESHPHDVVITREAPNYSR encoded by the coding sequence ATGGCTTCCAATTTCTTAACCAACAAGTTTGTTCCCGAAGGACTAACTTACGATGATGTATTATTAGTTCCCGATTATTCAGAAGTATTGCCACGCGAAGTAACTATCGCTTCAAATTTCACTAAAAAAATTAAATTGAATACGCCAATAGTTTCTGCTGCGATGGATACCGTAACAGAACATAGCCTGGCTATAGCTATTGCCCAGGAAGGTGGAATCGGTGTTCTGCATAAGAATATGACTATAGCTGAGCAAGCCGAGCAGGTGCGCAAGGTTAAACGCAGCGAAAGCGGAATGATCATGGATCCTGTGACCATTGTAGCCGACGCATCTATTGGAGATGCGGTGAAGTTGATGACTGACAATAAAATCGGCGGTATTCCAATCGTGGACAAGCAAAATAAATTGCTGGGAATTGTAACCAGTCGTGATCTACGTTTTGAAAAGGATTTTAAAAAACCCGTTATCCAGGTAATGACACCTTATGCGCAGTTAATCACTGCTCAGTATGGAATTACTTTGAAAAAGGCAGAAGAAATTTTGCAGGAGCATAAGATTGAAAAATTACCTATAGTAGATAAAGCTAACAAACTTGTTGGATTGATCACCTACAAAGACATGATCAAAATGAAAGTACGTCCGAACGCTGCCAAAGATGAAAGAGGGCGTTTACGTGTGGCTGCAGCAGTAGGTGTTACAGCCGATACCATGGAGCGTGTAGATGCCCTGGTAAATGCTGGAGTTGATGCTGTTATTATTGATACTGCGCACGGACATAGCAAAGGAGTTATTGAGAAATTAAAAGAAGTAAAAAAGAAATATAAAAACCTGGAAGTTATTGTTGGAAATATAGCCACCGGTAAAGCTGCTTTAGCCCTTGTAAAGGCAGGAGCAGACGCTGTAAAAGTTGGTATTGGGCCAGGTTCTATCTGCACTACGCGAATTATTGCAGGTGTGGGTGTGCCGCAATTATCTGCTATTTTAGATGTTGCCAATGCTTTAAAAGGCACAGGTGTTCCTCTGATCGCCGACGGTGGTATTCGTTTTACCGGTGATGTTGTAAAAGCTTTAGCAGCTGGTGCAGGAACGGTAATGATGGGCGGAATGTTCGCAGGAACAGAAGAGAGTCCGGGTGAAACTATTATTTTTGAGGGGCGTAAGTTTAAATCCTACCGTGGCATGGGCTCGTTAGAAGCGATGCAAAAAGGAAGTAAAGACCGTTATTTCCAGGATGCGGAAGACGATATTAAAAAATTAGTACCTGAAGGAATTAGTGGACGTGTTCCTTACAAAGGAAATCTTTCGGAAATTATTTACCAGGTAATTGGTGGTGTAAAAGCCGGTATGGGGTATTGCGGAGCAAAAGATATTAAAGCTTTACAAAATGCAAAATTCATTCGTATAACTGCAGCAGGGGTAAAAGAAAGTCACCCGCATGATGTTGTAATTACACGTGAAGCACCGAACTACAGTCGATAA
- a CDS encoding peptide deformylase — protein MVLPIVVYGDPVLRKVGVDIDKNYEGLDQLIKDMFETMYKAKGVGLAAPQIGKAIRLFIVDTHPFAEVDEDDEEDDEFTPEQRKELQAFKKVFINARILDEEGEEWKFSEGCLSIPKIREDVSRMPNIEIEYYDEKFKKHVEKYNGVIARVIQHEYDHIDGKLFTDKISPFKRKMISGKLNDIANGKISADYKTKVYKPKK, from the coding sequence ATGGTATTACCAATAGTTGTTTATGGAGATCCTGTACTGAGAAAAGTAGGGGTTGATATTGATAAAAATTATGAAGGTCTTGATCAATTGATCAAAGATATGTTTGAGACTATGTACAAAGCAAAAGGTGTTGGCCTTGCTGCTCCGCAAATTGGAAAAGCTATCCGTCTTTTTATTGTAGATACACATCCATTTGCAGAGGTGGATGAAGATGATGAGGAGGATGATGAATTCACTCCAGAACAACGCAAGGAACTTCAGGCTTTCAAAAAAGTATTTATCAACGCCCGCATTCTTGATGAAGAAGGTGAAGAATGGAAGTTTAGCGAAGGCTGTTTAAGTATTCCTAAAATAAGGGAAGATGTTAGCCGTATGCCCAATATTGAAATTGAATACTACGACGAGAAATTCAAAAAGCATGTTGAGAAATACAATGGCGTTATTGCGCGTGTTATTCAACATGAGTATGATCATATTGACGGAAAATTATTTACAGATAAAATAAGTCCTTTTAAACGTAAAATGATTTCAGGCAAATTAAACGATATTGCTAATGGCAAAATTTCTGCCGACTATAAAACGAAAGTCTACAAACCAAAAAAATAA
- a CDS encoding DNA-binding response regulator — MTPIKILYAEDDETLAYLTKDNLEQSQYQVTHCTDGVSCYEVFKQEKFDLCIFDIMLPKMDGFELTTEIRKINPDVPILFLSSKILKEDRIKGLRLGADDYLVKPFSIEELLLKMEIFLTRSKKTGGPDKSFYPVGSYQFNALNYSLNRENDKVSLTQREAQLLKLFLDNPDTVLKREEILKKLWGNDDYFLGRSLDVFISRLRKILAKDKAISIENLHGIGFRFSDKQNKVS; from the coding sequence ATGACGCCCATAAAAATACTTTACGCAGAAGATGACGAAACGCTTGCCTATCTTACTAAAGATAATCTTGAGCAGAGTCAGTACCAGGTAACGCATTGTACCGATGGTGTAAGCTGCTATGAGGTTTTTAAACAGGAGAAATTTGACCTTTGCATTTTTGATATCATGCTTCCTAAGATGGACGGTTTTGAGTTAACTACAGAGATTAGAAAAATTAATCCCGATGTTCCCATCTTATTTCTTTCGTCAAAAATATTAAAAGAAGACCGTATAAAGGGGCTGCGTTTGGGCGCTGACGATTACCTGGTTAAACCTTTCAGCATTGAAGAATTATTATTGAAGATGGAAATATTTTTGACGCGTTCAAAAAAAACGGGTGGGCCAGACAAAAGTTTTTATCCTGTGGGATCTTATCAATTTAATGCTCTCAATTACAGTTTAAACCGCGAGAATGACAAAGTTTCGCTTACCCAGCGCGAAGCACAACTTTTGAAATTATTTTTAGACAATCCTGATACTGTTTTAAAACGCGAAGAGATCTTAAAAAAACTCTGGGGTAATGACGATTATTTTTTAGGGAGAAGCCTGGATGTCTTCATTTCACGCCTTCGAAAAATTTTGGCAAAGGACAAGGCAATAAGTATTGAGAATCTTCACGGAATTGGATTCAGATTTTCTGATAAGCAAAACAAAGTATCTTAG